TAAACCATGAAGGGCATGAAGGGAAGATTCCTCAAGAAAATAAGATCCTTTTCAACATTATCTGCTCTCAAGCAAGGCATAGTTTTCCAGGTAAACACCTCAAATCAAAGCTTCCCCACCTCAGCTCTTGACAATGATCAAGCAGATGAAAATGGCTATCCCAAAGAGTTTTTTCCCGGAAGTATCAGTGTACCCAAAGTGGGGAATCAAGTCAAAGATGAAGCAATTGATTCAGCTCTCCATGGCTGTAACAGGGAAACCAAAGACCATTCACAGATCCCAATTACGTTAGAGTTTGGAAGCACTAATGCTCATACTGTTCCATTGCCCTCTGTACAATTATTTGAAGAACCAGAATCCTGCCACTCTCAGCCTAACCAATTACTGAACACTGAGTTACAGAGTCCAGAGCAAGGAAATGACAACTTTGAGGAATTCTTTGATCCAGAACCACTAGTTCCATTTGAGCCAATGGGCATGGAACATGAAAGTGTCAATGAAGATGAGGAGGAAAATGAAGAATCTTCACCACTCTTAGACTTTGAGGAGAAGTGTCCACCAGGAGGAAGCCAGGCAATCATTCTGTACACAACAAGCTTGAGAGGGATTAGGAAAACATTCGAGGACTGCAGCAGCATTCGGTTCCTGTTGGAGAGTTTTCATGTGGTTTTCTATGAGAGGGATGTGTCGATGCACTTGGAGTTCCGGGAGGAGCTATGGAAGATCTTGGGCGGCCGAGTAGTCCCCCCGAGGCTTTTCATCAAAGGGAGAGACATTGGAGGAGCGGATGAGGTGGTTGGATTGCATGAGCAGGGGAGGCTGAGGAAGCTCTTCCATGGAATCCCACAGAGGCCATCCAATAATCCCTGCAGCGGGTGTGGCGGTATGCGCTTTGTCGTCTGTCTCAGCTGCCATGGTAGTTGTAAAGTGAATCCACAAGATCTAGCCAATGAATTCCCCATTAGGTGTTCAGTGTGTAATGAAAATGGATTGACTGAGTGCCCAATTTGCTGCTGAAACATCTAACCTTTTCTCTACAAATAATGTCTTGTTCTTGTAATgtatgatcatcatcatcatcgtcgtcGTCATCATCAATCACCTTTCCCTTCTCCAGTTCCAGTATTGACAACTTCACCACTTTATGCTACTCAAATTGGTTCTGGTTGTATATTAGATGGTATAGATCAAATTGGTGCTTAGAATTTGATGGTCTTGTAATCTTGTAAATGTATCAGCTGCAGAATCCTTCTACAAGTAATTAGAGGAACTAGCAGATTAGCCTGATATATTAGCATGTTGAAATGTAATCTTGGAGATCTGAAACTGGCTAGCTCTATAGCAAAATTCTACTAGTGATGAATCTAGGAGCGCTCCAATTTGAGAAACCAGTACTATGAAGCACGGACGTATATACAGGGACACAGGACACAAGACACTGGGCACGAcatctttaataaaaaaaaataagacgaGATATGAtcagaatatattaatttttatattttttcttggcACAATAAAGTATCAAAATTATATCTCAAACTCATAAATATGCATCCAAGCCAATAACTCTAATCTAATTAGCAAACCAACTCACAagtcattattcatttcaaattcaaacatCAAAACAAGCATTTaagattcaaagaaaataaagactaGAGCTAGAAATAAATTGAAGAGGATGCAAACGCGTCAAAATCCAATTGATGTTCAAAGACGAAGAGGATACAAACATGAAGAGTGTGAAAACCGAAGAGTGTGCCATGAAAATGTGGAATAGTGAAGAGCCGTGCAATTGCCAAATGCCTAGTTGAGAAATTGAAGAGTCCTTAAAAAACTCTACTTTTGATGTCTTCAAAGTGTTCGCAGAGGGGGCATGTGTGTGTCTCCTCTCGTGccctcttaaaaaaaaattgaaaaaaaatgtttgacAAGCCAAAGTGAGCATGTTTGACACATATAAGTAAGGTACCATAATATTCAACAAGTTAATAACACTGGTATGACAACTCTTAAGAAATGTTTGTGTTTcttaaataaactcaaaaagcTGTAACCacatatacaaaaaataagTTCTCTTGGTGAATTCACACAGCGTATTAACTCgaagaatataaaatattttaagttatttatagCACAAAGTCAGATATTTTGACATAGATTTTGGGATTGATTATAAGGAGATTTACGAGAAGCTAGATGGTCGTCTTGAAATATGCCCAAACCCCCCTATTTCATTTCTTGATGGTACAAACTAAATATTCTCATCCAAATACAAGATAATCCCGCTTTGAGAGGGTTGATATTGATTCTTTTTACAAGCACCCATATCCTTACTTTGCAAAATGAGTGCTACTGTTACCTTTCAACGGCAAAAGAGTAACCTTGCCAAGGCTCACCCATGATCGTCTAAGTCTAAATTAGACTAAACCAAAAATATTACTAAACTGAGAATAAACTCAATTTTGTATTTGCCAAAACCCAGTCGGCAAAATCAAACCCCACTGCATTGATTAATTCCAGATAATGTGTCAGCTTCAATTTAGAGGATGTTCATTCTAACCATGAGATACTGCTGAATTGGTGGGTTGAGGCTTCCAATCAAGCTGTCTTTTCCCACACTTAGGTTGAGTGGGTCAGTTACCAAAAGAGAGGACAAGAAGGTTTTGGCAGAAAAAAGGCCTTGTATTTTGACTCTTTCTTTTCACTAGCCCACTGGGGGGGCTAGGTCTTTTATGGAACAGAAATGGTTTATAAATTCATTTCTCAATATTTGTTTGGTACCCAAATGCAAGCCTCTGCAATTAGTTATGGCAGGTAGGTCTAATGAGTGAATACAACAGAGTTACTAGAAAGTGGACCCGGGCATTACTAAGAGTTACCTAGGTTTGAAAATTCATGTCAAAGTGGCCAGTGGGGCTGGGGAGtactttcaagaaaaatataatttatggaTCCAAGAGATTGGAATAACTTTTTGATGTGTGGAGTCTGTCACATATTGACAGCTTACAGAAATGGGGACGGACTTCTCCTCGCCATTCAATCCCCATCCCCAAATAAATGCAGGATTTGGTCTTAAATCTCCTAGAATTAACAATCATCAAGTTTTATCAACctgtaaatctcatatttctgTCTGCAAAAGTCAAGAGATATTTTGGGGTTATTAAGATTTTAGGCGGGTTTGGCCAAAGAATAAAATGTTAGCGTCTTAGCGAACCATATCCTACATAACCGAACCCATCAAGTAAGATTAAAATTTTGTGTGTCATTCTTGTTAAAGTGGGGAAGAACTTAAAAGAACAGAGAAATTAAGGAATATTCTGAATGTGCACTGAAAGCAACATAAAAATTAGGTTTTCCTTTAGCTTCCTTCGATGACAAGAGGGTGGTTTCAGCCAGAAGAACAGCCCATGAAGGGAATCCACAAAAAGGTGACTTGGCTAAGATTGTTCTTTCTATGGCATCAAGAATCTTTTCATTGACAGGATGACCTAATTTAAAAAAGACATCTTCACACACCAAGCAGGTAGCCCATATCATATCGGGCAGAAAATAGTTGTTGAATATCTGTCAAATTTCAAGGTGTAGGCCTGGTTACATCCTTCACTCTCCCATTGCAGATGGCTAATCTAATGAGTTGTCCCTAATATGAG
The sequence above is a segment of the Diospyros lotus cultivar Yz01 chromosome 7, ASM1463336v1, whole genome shotgun sequence genome. Coding sequences within it:
- the LOC127805933 gene encoding uncharacterized protein At5g39865, whose product is MKGMKGRFLKKIRSFSTLSALKQGIVFQVNTSNQSFPTSALDNDQADENGYPKEFFPGSISVPKVGNQVKDEAIDSALHGCNRETKDHSQIPITLEFGSTNAHTVPLPSVQLFEEPESCHSQPNQLLNTELQSPEQGNDNFEEFFDPEPLVPFEPMGMEHESVNEDEEENEESSPLLDFEEKCPPGGSQAIILYTTSLRGIRKTFEDCSSIRFLLESFHVVFYERDVSMHLEFREELWKILGGRVVPPRLFIKGRDIGGADEVVGLHEQGRLRKLFHGIPQRPSNNPCSGCGGMRFVVCLSCHGSCKVNPQDLANEFPIRCSVCNENGLTECPICC